Genomic DNA from Triticum dicoccoides isolate Atlit2015 ecotype Zavitan chromosome 4B, WEW_v2.0, whole genome shotgun sequence:
TTTTGATCACTTGAGTAAAAGAGATGCAAGTAGTCAATCTGTGTAATTTCAAGATAACATTTGCCGATGACATTTGCAAAAACAGGAGGTTTTTTTTTGGCAGTAGTTCACTTCACCTCGTATGAGACGGCCCATTTTCCTTCTCGGAGTGGTCTGTGGTCGTAGTTCATGTTCCCCAGATAGAAGCTTTTATCTTCTGGGATTTTCTTGATTTCAGCCATGACTGAATCAAGCCTAACAAAAGTATCATCATCGCACTTCATGACATACTTCGCAGCAACAACACGAGCCTTCAAGAACAAAGAATATATAAATAAAAAGAACATTGAGATTGCATAAGAACTGTCTGAAAGGTAATTCAAAGTCAGTGTGACAATGTTAAATCCACCCCTTATGCTACATACCGCATACTCGCAGATGGCAACAGTCTTCAGAACAACCAGGTCGTAGCTATCCACAAAGGGCACAATGATAATGTCCCCGAAGAAATCCGCTTCTTTCTTCAAATCTTCATTAACTTCCCTTCTTCCATTCTGCCCTGAAACATGGTTTGGTTATATATCTTGTCAtgagaagaagggaaagaaagcTGCCGGAACTAAACGGCGAGACAATAAATTACCAAGGCGACAAAAAACCGAGCCATGGTACTTGATGAATTTCGAACTGCAGACATCCATGATCTCCTCACAGCCATGCGCTCGGTGAAGTGGCTTCCTGCTGAAAGGATGCCTATGAACAGCTCCACAGGTTCTTCAGGTGGAGGGGCTTTCAGTTCGGACAGCAACTCCAGATTTCTTTGCAAGATGTTAGGATGGACTGCAGGTAATGTACCGGCAAACATTGATTCAACCTCAATATCACCATTTGCTTGCACCGTAGCGACATCCTCGAGGTCAAAGCCCTTGAAAGAACAAATGGTAATCAATGAATTGGCGCATCAGCAAATCTTGCCAAAATAACAGTGGGGAGGAGCTGATCTACGTCCTAACCACATTTTCATTTGAAATGCTAATCTACATCCTAACCACAGCAAAGATGTGCACAGGTTCCAGCTAGGAAGTATAGAAGCACACATTGTAGGACAACTGCAGAAGGAAACACTACTTACAACACGATAAGGAAAAGACGCGACATGCCTcccatcaacttgaacatgataacCTTCCAAGCCGGAGCTTATTGTTAGAGCAAATAATTCACCCTCCACAAAAGGATAAGGCCAATCTATCAAACCCCTGCTGCTCTGTCCAGCAACACGGTTACGCAGCAACATACTCTTCAACTCCTCAAGTGTACCACCAGTGTTCCAGGTCCATTGCTCACATGTCACCAATCCATCAACTGCGCCACATGAAAGCAATATAAGAAAATCTTGCGATGATCACCAGATAATCTACCACATGTTAAACATTTTCTCAGCTCAAATTATTAGTAGAGCTCTCTTATTAGTAATGTAAATACTAAATGGACGTCCGGTGGGAATCACCAGCCCTAAAGCATTTgcaaggaatttatcatcaggccaTCAAATAGATATTCCATCAAATGGATATCCATAGGAACCATGTAAATACCAAATATAATCAAACTATATTAGGAGAGGTCAGGCAGCAGTACCGCACATGTTATTGTCCTCTAGTACTATTTTAGTTACCAAAGCCAAAGTAGAAAATGGATGAAATTTGCCATCAAAATTTGTCGGTGTGAGTAATATGACAGGGTATGGATGATCTAGTAATGGTATAGCATCCACTGCTGATCATCAATCTACTTAGGTTTTTTTAGATGATAAATACAGTTGTCAGCCACCTGCCATCCGAGTCAGCTCAAAACTATCTGAAATGGGATCTTGGAGGTTATGTAAAGCTTGGCAAGTTCAGGTTAAAAACAACAGGTCTTGAAATTCAAGGTTGAAAATTGAGCATCTGCAACAGTTCAGAACTTCAGAGTTCAAAATTGAGCATCTTGAAATCCTCCTATCTATTCACACGGAGGAGAAATATAAGCATTTAGCGGGTATCATACAGTTGGAAATGAGAGCACGAAGACTGCTGTTAGGAAAACAAAGAGACTATCCAGAACCAAGGATGACCTATACTAAATGTGACAACGTCACAAGTTCATTTTCCATATGATGCAATAGTAACCGGTAAAAACGTAAGGTGTCTATATGGGTCCTCAACACAAAGGAGGCAAGGAGGCAATTCTACATTTTATCAAAACACACCGAGATCAGATGAGCTCGGGAGCTGAAATGGATATTCGGTCGTGTCATCTATATCAAGGCAAATAGGTCTGCTGAACCTAACTCAGTGGGGGAGTGAATGTACAATCCCACCACCCAGGTTCATGTCCTCGTGTATCTTCAAAGAAAATTACCTGACTCCTCCGTAAACAGTTACTATGCCTTACAGATTCTTTGGACACATTCAATTGTTTCACTGTTGCAAAAACTGACATCCAGCAAAAATCCCTAGATTACTCCTCAAAACTCGAATACACTCGTAGTTCTCCCCTCTTGTTGTTACCTTTGGATATGTTGAAACGGCACGGTGTACATCAATGCCAAGGGCCAAGGGCCATGGATCGAGATCAGTGGTATAGTTATCAAACATGGCGAGTGAGGATGCTACACTTTCCGAAACATATTCAACGTGCCAAAATATGCGAATGAATGGTCAATctaatatactccctccggtcctttttactctgcatattaggtttgtctgaagtcaatctcatccaactttgaccaagtttatataaaaaattactgacatttacataacaacaccaacatcattagattcatctcggaatatattttcatattatatttattagatattatagatgctaataatttctaatataaatttggtcaaacttagctaagtttgactttcggcaaatccaatgtgcagagtaaaaaggaccggagggagtacgtgCATGAATCAACTGAAGGATCTTGTTTCACTGCCGGAAACATCCAGCAAAAATCCCTGGATCACTCCGCAAAGCTCGAATACACTCATTTTTCTCCCCTGTTCTTATTAACTTTGGAAATGCTGAAATGGGCCATGGATGGATCAAACAGCGGTATAGCGATGGCAGTACAGTTATCAAACATGGCGAGTGAGGATGCTGCACTTTCTGAGAACAGCGCGCTTTTGCGCTGCACAGGACAAATGCTACGAAATCATTGAAATTTTCCAAAAGGAACCTAGAGCCGTTTCACCAAACATGGTACTGCGATGGAGCCCCAATGAGGTTAAGCACCGATCACGAAACATGACACTGAATGCAGATCGTATGTACAGGCCACTTGGTTAATTACCATTTACCAGCACATATGCACTAGTGGTGGTACTAATATATGTATAGCCTAGAGCATTAGAGCTCCCCATAGATTGGTTGGTAATTAGTAGGAGTACTAACAACTGCAGTGATCCTGCTGTGCGTGTGTACTGCTGCTAACGAAAATGTTTGATAGTATGTGTCACCGTGGAATGTAATCAGGGGTGAAATTTGCAGGTGAAAATTGAGTGAGAGTATGCAGAGCAGGTGACGCACCGGTGTCCTCGTCGGAGCGGCGCCAGCCCTCGCAGCGGAGCGCGGGGCCCCACTGGCCGCGGAAGCGGGTGTTGAGCTCGACGACGGGGCGGCCGCTCCAGTCGCCCCGGAGGCGCGGGTTGAGGTGGAGGATGGTGGTGGCGGCGTCCCCGTCCCCCGCGCCCCGCAGCTCCACCGCGAACTGCGCCAGGCCGCCTTCGCCGGGCACCCGCCGCGGCCGGGCCACCACCGTGACGTGGGACCCCAGCGCCAGCCCGCATGGCAGGGCGAGGGCGCGGGGCGCGCCGGCGGCCCGGAGCGTGTCGGCGGGCCGCGCGACGGAGGTCGGGCACCGCGGCGGCGCGGGGGACGGGGAGGGCGtcgcggcggaggatgaggaggcGGAGAGGGCGTCGCGGAGGAGGCGTGCGCCGTCGCGGAACGCGCGGGCGGCCGCCGCGTGCAGCGGCGTGCCGGCGTCCAGCGCGCGCACGTCGATCCGGGAGACGTCCAGGCGGCGCCTGTTGCGCGGGGACACCGGGGAGGAGAGTCTCGGCCGGGCGACGTCGGCGTGGGTGGCCtcggcggcggtgacggcgacggagacggtgGTGGGGCCGAGGGGGCGGCCGGGGtagcggagggagagggcggcggcgtagaggagcgcggcggcgggcaggagcagcagcagcagcggccggagcccggcggcggggcggcgcggccggcGCATGTCTCGCTGTCTCTGGTGGGACGCCGCTGGCCGGCCGGCTGCCCGCGTCGCGTCGTGCGGCTTCTTCGTCGGTTACGTTTGGAGCTTGCTCCGAGGAGGGAAAGGTTGGAACTTTCCCCGGGGTTTAAGACGGAAGGAGATTATTACTACAGGACAAATGGCACGAGACANNNNNNNNNNNNNNNNNNNNNNNNNNNNNNNNNNNNNNNNNNNNNNNNNNNNNNNNNNNNNNNNNNNNNNNNNNNNNNNNNNNNNNNNNNNNNNNNNNNNNNNNNNNNNNNNNNNNNNNNNNNNNNNNNNNNNNNNNNNNNNNNNNNNNNNNNNNNNNNNNNNNNNNNNNNNNNNNNNNNNNNNNNNNNNNNNNNNNNNNNNNNNNNNNNNNNNNNNNNNNNNNNNNNNNNNNNNNNNNNNNNAGCGAGCCAGGGTTAAGTTTGACAGCGAAATGGATTATGGCACCTTTTTTTTTTGCGAGTGGATTATgacacttctatttattttctcCCCCCTCGGTGTACGAATGTAAGCCCTTTTGCCGTTTAATCCTACACTAGCATAGAAGAAAAGAAATGTAACAGGTTCCTCTCCCCTCTTACGTCTCCCATGCTTCGCCCATCCCTCTCGTAAGACCCCCTCCCACGCTTTTATTTTTGGCAATCGGATCGATCTTTGGTAATCAACAATTTCTTTGGCAATGCAATAAATTTCCGGACGGCAATCAATTTCTTCTTTGGTAAAAATGGTAAACAATAAATTCTTGGGAAGGAATCAATCACGGTAGGTAATCAAGCAAGGACCCCAAACGCCGCCTTCATATTGTGGTCTATCCATGCCTCCCGTTCGTGGAGCCCTCCCCACGTTCCATTCCACCTTTCCCATGGAGCGGCACCGTCCCGTTTCCTATGCTTCCCCGGACCGGCGCCACACCTCATCCCATCCCCTCTCCTATCTCTCCTAGGAATCATGATGGGGTGGTTGTCAGGGCCGGATCTAAAAACCACAGGGCTACGCCATCCTACGACGATGGTCAGAGATTCCGGCGGAGGTGCGCAAGGGCATGCTAGCCGTTGCCTGAAAGGGGAAGCAGAAGTTGACCGGAGACCTCAATGGTAGTGCAACTTTTATCACCCAACGGCCTCATCTACCTTGTCCTTAACTCATCTCCATCGACCACAGACGCCGGCAGGGGCAGAGATACGCCAACGCCATCGTGTTCTTCACTCTGCTCCATCACCGTGGCAAGCAGGCGGAGCGGGTGGAGGCGCCACCTCAACACATCGTCGGACTGTCGAGGAAGTTCATTAGAAGGAAGAGCTCGAGAATTTGAAGGTCTACTGACTGCCTCACCATCCATTTAGGCCACTTTAtctcttacctccagaaaaaaaatcccgattgctctctccctcgtgttcttgctctcaaacctgagattttcgatctctttgctcggagCTCTGTTTTTGGCCGTTTTtgaaactattttgggggattgctccttggtatgtgactcatcGATTGCTCCACTTAGTTTTTGTTTTTGTGGATTATACTATGCATAATTAGCTGCTCTTGGTGCTACTgaaaatgagcttgcatgttgaattctttgagttccaagtagtttgaatgcttgattagCCTCTACACATTCATATGAGTAGTTCCAAAAACTTCAGAAATTTGTTCTTAGGAAAATGAATTCTTTCGGAGAGGTTCTTCGAGCCAGAGTCCCAAGGGGATCACCGGGGATGCCCCGGACTGTGACCTTAACACTCCGCGTAGGACAGAGGTCCGGCCATGCAATTTGCCACACAATGCTTTCATGAACGATGTCAGTTTTCATTCAGAGTTCATACAATTCATTGCAAATGCCGGGTTGACCGACTTtctcgcagatgagtgtgaccaatACCACATCCGTACAAATTCCTTTTTGCAAAATTTCTATTTCATGCATAGGCTCGATATTCACATGGTACGTTTCGATTTATATGTTGAACATCATGAGATACCACTTATTGAGTTTTGTGAGATACGTTTGATTCCTTCTGATAGGGAATTGATGGAGCCTCGACCAGAGGAGTTCGAGGGTTTCCTCCGTACTTTAACAATGGGAGAGTATATGGGCGTGTCGAGAGCCCGAGCTACTATCTTCCATTTTCTATTGTGCACTACTTTGCTTTATTCATAGAGAAATGCTTGACTGCTAGGGAGAAAGGTGGTACACTCAGTGCCCTCGACCTCACCATTTTACGTCATGCACTTCACAATGATAACACTTATAGCCTTGGAGCTACCATTGCACGCCGCTTGCACACTAACAGGACTAGGGGTAAAATTtatggtggtatttatgctactcgCCTAGCGAGACGTTTCCATGTTGATATACGCCACAATGATTACTTGTAGCCTAGGATCTACTTAGATCACTAGTCTATGATAGATCACCACTTTTATCGACAACACTGAGCCTCCTCACCACATTCGTTATAACTTGGTATTTAGTGAGAATACTCGTGATATTATTCTgttgcctgcaccttctttgtttgactCCCATGCTAGAAACGGATACACCATCATGCCACCGGATATTACTGCTTACAAGAACAAGTTGGCTGCAGCGCAGAACTAGGCCCTACCTTGGGACGCTCGAGTGCCTCTGTCTCGCCACTTTCCTACCGGACCCGATGGATACTCGGGTGGTGATCACCAAGCACTAAGTGTAGTTGAGATCGTAAGCACAAGGCATATCCAAGAGGCAACTTGGGCAAAGGATCTAGTAAGCACCAACGCCCTGGCTTTCTTCCCTCTTGTTCCCCTGCATATCTGCAGCCACCCATGGTTAAGTTTGGCAGTGAAATGGACTATGACAGTTCCATATTTTTCTACCCCCTATGTATACAAATGTAAGCCTTTTTGCCATTTAGTCCTACGCTAAAAAGGTTGTGAATGTTTTGTTGCGCCGTTGGTGTTGTTTGGTTTCATAAATTTCTTACTCACTCTGTTTCACAATAGAAGGTCTATtagttttttgaaaagtcaaacctgttCAGGTTTGGTCAAATTAGTGGAGAAATATATCAAAATCCATAACATCAAATCAGtatcattagattcaccatgaaatgaattttcatattttatttatttattattgcgGATGTCGATATTTTTTACTTTGAACTTGGTCAAAGTGAAAGAAATTTGAGTTTCCAAAAAAATAATGCACCTTATATTTCGGAACTCAGAAAATAGTTGCCGAGTGGGGGGAGATGATGGAGTGTGTTTTATTTATATTTATATAGTGCGGTGTTTTGGTGGGCCTTTTCGAGTGTGATTCTACGTTATCTGCTGATCAACTTATGTTTATGTGTGAAATTCTCCGCGTCGATCGCTGCATGTACTACATTGGTGCTACAATGTCACATGGTCGCGCTTCTTTTCTCTACGTGGTAAGAGGGTGCGCAGGATTGATTTGTTTTCATAGGCCGGTTGCTGCTAATTGATTTGAAAAATCATTGGCTGATCAAAATCGTAACCAAATCCAAAATTAAATACCTCATTCGATTGCAAGAGCTCCAAAATTAGGAAGCACAGTGAATTAAAAGTATTGAATAAGCTCTCtgagaaattgttgacccagtCAAAATCAGATGACCAATTTGAAATTAAAGACCTCAATTGATTATGAGGCCTTAAAAATTAGGGAACATAGTGTATAGTGAAGCGCAAGTTATCTCCCGGGGTGAATGGTAGATTTTTAAAAATTCGTCAAACTCTGATGAATTTTATGAAGATCGGAGTGATGAAATAAAAACAAAGGTGAAACTAAATCATCATAGTAAAGTAGAACATGCATACAAGATAGATGCAGGTGAAGAATATGCAACCACACAAGCAATCAGGCATACATAAAATGAACTGTAGAAATGTAAACCATCATGATGAAAGTCTCCGTTTCAAATTCTCCAAAATGTAGATCACAATTCTTCAGCACCAAAAATACTGAAAGCAAAGGGTTGACAAATTCGAAACCAGGATTGGCTTGGTGATGACACGATGATTTGGTAGATCAATTCCAGTTGCTGcatcaactatacgtctggttggagtggcttcaTATTTAACCTAGAAGACACTTAGTCTTCACTATATTCTCCTTGAGATAAGATCACTTAGAccccacccaatcactcgtggtaagtcttcaaggtcgaCTTTCAAAACATTCGCAGACTTGTTCATCGATAATCCACAATGACTATTGGATGCTCaaaacatgacgcctaaccgtctggacgaATGATAGTCTTAAAAGGTAATAGACGTCATATCACACAGATCAAtcccttcagtgatgctcaatcactatgGCTCTGATTGGATTTTTCCTCACTTAGGTTTCACAAAGTCGTCGGAGGATaggttgctctcagatgacaagtgtcaaTCTCTCTCTTGGAGCGGCCAACCAATAAATGGTTGTGGGTGGCTATTTATTGCCAGGGGAACCCGACATGAATAGTCATAAATGCCCCTTGGGACATAACCGCTGTCGGGATAAGAGTCCACTCGAAGCTGGCGCTAGCACAACAACAGTTGGAAATTTGAACTCTCATATTCATCGGGGCCCTCAATTTCCTCACAATAGGCAAATCGCACTGGCAAAATCCTAATTCCTCAGTCAGACCAATTTCGTCAATGACCAGTAGAACTCGACTACACTACAAGAGATTCCCAAAGTCTTCAACTCTAAGAAATAGGTAGTTGTAGGTTTTGAGCATTAATTTGGAAATACGTCTATGTATCACCTAGACTCTCTTTACACATAACGGTGTTTCCCTCAAAATAAGAAGAGAAAACTATGAAAAACAAAGTATTCAAACTTCCAATTCATCACTTCAATTTCTTCAAATGTGCGCAACAAATTCTTCACTTGAAGAAATAAATTTTTAGGGGTTGTCTTTCATCGGTTAAACCAAATCTTCATGGAACTCTTGTGTACACTCGCAAACACATTACTCACTTAAACCATTTATCTTCAATACTCCATGACCACTaagggggcactagatgcacttacaatatccccatttctggtgattgatgacaaattggtTAAGTTTTCAACTGGAATAAATAATAGGAAGTATAAGTATAGAGTATGAAGAATTTGATTACATGATATagaggaactccccctgaagatgtgcatataatgaatttgctttggactgcaaatgcacatgacAGGATGAAATTGTGGAGATCTCCCCTTATATCTTGGAATCCAATCATGCAATGATCATATGATATAAAGAAATTGCAATATATGATGAAAAGTGGCGTCCGACGAAATTCAACACGCATGCACAAATATTGAAAACTCTAAAAGgtattatatttaggaatggagggagtacagagtaGCATTTTGTCTAATGTATTAGAATAGAATATCTTTGACCGATCTGTATCAATTAATTTTTGCATATCTCTAAATTCAATTGATAATGAGTACTTGCTTTCTTTTAATATTTTCTGCTAGAATGTCTTCTACAGTGATCTTTATCAGTTATGCATGTCTCTAAACTTAGTTGATAGAGAATACTTTCTGTTCTAGTATTTATATTAGAATATGTTTTAGCCATCTCTATCAattaacttttgcatatctctaaaATTAATTGATAGGGAGAATACTTGCTTCTTCTAGTATTTTGTATTGGAATATTTTTTAGTGGTCTCTATCGATTAATTTCTCATGACTCTAAAAATAGCTGATAGGGAGTAGTACTTGCTATCCTTTTGGTATTTTGTACTATAATATCTTTGAGTGGTCTCTATCAATTATTTTTTGCATGTCTCTAAAATTATGTGACTGGTCAAAAATTAGCTAGAGAAGAAATCCAGTgccccccctccattccaaaataattttaaGTTCTAGGTCGCAACATCCAATAAATTTGACCGAGTATATAGAAAAATATTACAAACATCTACAACGTAAAATATATAAAGTCTGAAAAGTTTTTTTAAATGAAACTAATTTGATGTTGCACATGTTGGTATATTTTTCTACATATTTGATCAAAGTGTTTGACTTAGAGAAAACCTAGACCTTCGGATATTTTAGATAATGCAATTCTTTTTTAGATACGAAGAGGTTACTCTTAGTCTTTGTTAAGAGAAACCCGTTTTGTATTAGTCCTTTCTCTGTTCTAGTAAATAAATCGACAGTTTAGCTGGATGCCAGTCGCCTGAATATGATATTTGGATCAATCGATTTCAGATGAAGGAAGCAGCAGTCGGCGGCTCGTCGGAGAAGCAGCGACCTCTGGGTCTATCCTAGGGGTGCGGGTGCAGGCTCACCGGGTGTCTATCTTAGGGGCACAGGCTGCCCCTGTGGGGTGAAGGTGCAAACTCGCAAAAAAAAACCTATAGATTCACCAGGGTTAGAGGGATGTCTAGGGACGACGCCGGCGCCGGCATGACGGTGTGAGGCggttgagggggagggggcgaggctagCGCGGGGGTGCCGCCGTGGTGGCTGATGGTTCGCCCAATGGTTCGTGAGCCGGTTGGAAAAGAAGACGAACAGTGcgtcatgagattgaagaagacatCTAGCGCGTTTGTTTCGCATCGCACGGCTGAAAACGAATTGACTGATCCAAGTTACTTTTTCCGTCGAGTTACCCCTACCCTGTTCCATAAACCGCATTGGTGCTTGAGTAAAGCTTGATTTATTTTACCAAGCACCCCACCTAAAGCCTTGTACAATATTAATGCAAGATGCTTAGAAGAGATGTTTAGAAAACTAAAGTCAGtgatgtatgcgcgtgtatatgagcgcttgtgtctgtactgatgtcccaaaaaataaaaagaaaaccagTGTTTCttcaagcaccggtgcttatttgtagtAGGTAGGTGCTCAATTAATCACCCACGCGTACAAATAGACACTAATGCTTGAGAAAACCTTGATTTGCCTTTTTAGGCATCTTCAGAAGCATCAATAGCATTGTACTACATGGCCTAAGCATCTTGCATCGTATAATGCCAAATTTCGCGTGGCTTTGTAGTGGAAGGAAGACCTGGCATCGCTTCGTTGTCCAGGCGCAAAACGGAAGCACGCACAACGGACGTCCCAATCCGCGCCTTCACGCACTCGCGGAATTCCACGTGCCCGCCAACGTAATCTTTGGATGGAGATGGACGGAGGGCTTTGGAAAAGTCGTCGCGCGCC
This window encodes:
- the LOC119294702 gene encoding hydroxyproline O-galactosyltransferase GALT5-like, yielding MRRPRRPAAGLRPLLLLLLPAAALLYAAALSLRYPGRPLGPTTVSVAVTAAEATHADVARPRLSSPVSPRNRRRLDVSRIDVRALDAGTPLHAAAARAFRDGARLLRDALSASSSSAATPSPSPAPPRCPTSVARPADTLRAAGAPRALALPCGLALGSHVTVVARPRRVPGEGGLAQFAVELRGAGDGDAATTILHLNPRLRGDWSGRPVVELNTRFRGQWGPALRCEGWRRSDEDTVDGLVTCEQWTWNTGGTLEELKSMLLRNRVAGQSSRGLIDWPYPFVEGELFALTISSGLEGYHVQVDGRHVASFPYRVGFDLEDVATVQANGDIEVESMFAGTLPAVHPNILQRNLELLSELKAPPPEEPVELFIGILSAGSHFTERMAVRRSWMSAVRNSSSTMARFFVALNGRREVNEDLKKEADFFGDIIIVPFVDSYDLVVLKTVAICEYAARVVAAKYVMKCDDDTFVRLDSVMAEIKKIPEDKSFYLGNMNYDHRPLREGKWAVSYEEWPRDTYPTYADGAGYIVSSDIAGFVASEMEKGRLNLFKMEDVSVGMWVGQLDAGGGTGGVEYVHGTGFCQAGCADDYLTAHYQSPGQMLCLWEKLRQGRPQCCNAG